One part of the Lycium ferocissimum isolate CSIRO_LF1 chromosome 8, AGI_CSIRO_Lferr_CH_V1, whole genome shotgun sequence genome encodes these proteins:
- the LOC132068248 gene encoding O-fucosyltransferase 1 isoform X2 yields the protein MLMSAMSSSNSNSSSAEIDAEKLWETAASGGWRPSSAPRSDWPPPPSESNGYLRVRCNGGLNQQRSAICNAVLAARIMNATLVLPELDANSFWHDDSGFQGLYDVEHFIRTLKYDVRIVESIPEIRKNGKVKKIKAKQIRPPRDAPISWYTTEALKTMKEHGAIYLTPFSHRLAEEIDNPEYQRLRCRVNYHALQFKPHIMELSNSIVSKLRSQGHFMTIHLRFEMDMLAFAGCFDIFSPEEQKILKKYRQENFAEKRLVYDERRAIGKCPLTPEEVGLILRAMGFDNSTRIYLAAGELFGGERFMKPFRSMFPRLENHSTVDTSGELGKNSRGLLGSAVDYMVCLLSDIFMPTYDGPSNFANNLLGHRLYYGFRTTIRPDRKALAPVFINREKGHTAGFEEAVRRAMLKTNFGGPHKRISPESFYTNSWPECFCRKSAVNPADKCPPDDVSEILDSQLENEGISDFEAGGSNLTSAVDK from the exons ATCGATGCAGAGAAACTCTGGGAAACTGCAGCTTCTGGTGGTTGGAGGCCGTCATCTGCTCCTCGATCAGATTGGCCTC CTCCTCCCAGTGAAAGCAATGGCTATTTACGGGTTCGGTGTAATGGTGGTCTGAACCAACAACGTAGTGCG ATCTGTAATGCAGTTCTTGCTGCAAGAATTATGAATGCTACACTGGTGTTACCTGAGTTGGATGCAAATTCCTTCTGGCACGATGATAG TGGATTTCAAGGTCTCTACGATGTTGAACATTTTATCAGGACATTGAAGTATGACGTAAGAATAGTGGAAAGCATTCCTGAAATTCGAAAAAATGGGAAGGTCAAGAAGATAAAAGCAAAACAG ATTCGACCCCCTAGAGATGCTCCTATCAGTTGGTATACAACAGAGGCTCTAAAGACGATGAAGGAACACGGTGCCATTTATCTTACTCCTTTTTCACATCGACTGGCAGAAGAAATAGATAATCCTGAGTACCAGCGGCTGAGATGTAGAGTTAACTATCATGCTCTTCAATTTAAGCCTCATATTATGGAGCTAAGCAACTCAATAGTCAGTAAACTTCGTTCACAAGGCCACTTTATGACAATACACCTTCGTTTTGAGATGGATATGCTAGCATTTGCTGG GTGCTTTGACATATTTTCTCCTGAAGAGcaaaagattttgaagaagTATAGGCAGGAAAATTTTGCAGAAAAGAGACTTGTTTACGATGAAAGAAGGGCAATTGGGAAATGTCCACTAACTCCAGAAGAG GTGGGTCTTATTTTACGTGCAATGGGTTTTGACAACTCTACTAGGATATACCTTGCTGCAGGTGAGCTCTTTGGTGGTGAACGATTCATGAAACCTTTCCGTTCCATGTTCCCCCGCTTGGAGAACCATAGTACAGTGGACACCTCAGGTGAGCTGGGGAAGAACTCAAGGGGCTTGTTAGGTTCAGCTGTGGATTATATGGTCTGTCTTCTCTCCgatattttcatgccaacaTATGATGGACCAAGCAATTTTGCAAACAATCTCCTCGGTCACCGGCTATACTATGGTTTTCGCACGACAATCCGACCTGATAGGAAAGCACTGGCTCCAGTCTTTATCAATCGTGAAAAGGGTCATACAGCTGGTTTTGAGGAAGCAGTTAGGCGTGCCATGTTAAAGACAAACTTTGGTGGACCTCATAAGCGGATCTCACCTGAATCATTTTATACTAATTCTTGGCCCGAGTGCTTTTGTAGAAAATCAGCTGTAAATCCTGCTGATAAATGTCCACCAGATGATGTTTCTGAGATCTTAGATAGTCAACTGGAGAATGAAGGAATCAGTGACTTTGAGGCAGGAGGATCAAATTTGACGTCAGCTGTAGATAAATAG
- the LOC132066289 gene encoding xyloglucan endotransglucosylase/hydrolase protein 2-like, with the protein MGFHLLLSALLVLSRVFEGQALPFDKNYNISWGNNNVKSLNNGEEIQLSLDKFSGSGIQSKQSYSSGSFKMRIKLPSKDSAGVVTTFYLHSHTSNHDELDFEFLGNREGKPYTLQTNVFANGVGDREQRIQLWFDPTANFHEYSILWNSHQTVFFVDEIPIRVYKNNSHRGVGYPSQPMQSEATIWNGETWATDNGSAKINWSNSPFTAQFQGFNIEGCTSSNGIKCNSTKFWWNSKQFWKLNHSQEKSYKDIRSKHMVYDYCKDTNRFQTTPECSK; encoded by the exons ATGGGTTTCCATCTACTTCTAAGTGCTCTTTTGGTATTAAGTAGAGTTTTTGAAGGTCAAGCTTTACCATTTGATAAAAATTACAACATTTCTTGGGGGAATAACAATGTGAAGTCACTGAACAATGGAGAAGAAATTCAGCTATCCCTTGATAAATTTTCTG GGTCTGGAATTCAGTCCAAACAAAGTTATAGCTCTGGATCATTCAAAATGAGAATAAAGCTCCCAAGCAAAGACTCGGCTGGAGTAGTGACAACCTTCTAC CTACATTCACATACAAGTAACCATGATGAATTGGATTTCGAGTTTTTGGGTAATAGAGAAGGGAAACCATACACATTGCAAACAAACGTATTTGCAAATGGTGTTGGTGATAGAGAGCAAAGAATTCAACTTTGGTTTGATCCAACAGCAAACTTTCATGAGTACTCAATCCTCTGGAACTCACATCAGACTGT aTTTTTTGTAGATGAAATACCCATTAGGGTTTACAAGAACAATTCCCATAGAGGAGTTGGATACCCTTCACAACCAATGCAATCAGAGGCCACAATATGGAATGGAGAAACTTGGGCAACAGATAATGGAAGTGCCAAAATTAATTGGTCAAATTCTCCATTCACAGCTCAATTCCAAGGCTTCAATATTGAAGGTTGCACTTCTTCTAATGGTATCAAGTGCAATTCTACAAAGTTTTGGTGGAACTCTAAgcaattttggaaacttaatcATAGTCAagaaaaatcatataaagacATTAGAAGCAAACATATGGTTTATGATTATTGCAAAGATACCAATAGATTTCAAACCACTCCAGAATGTTCGAAGTGA
- the LOC132068251 gene encoding ubiquitin carboxyl-terminal hydrolase 2-like has translation MGKKAKKKARSAVKETRNRIASANPIEQKSQNIDTPDDAVVVVVNERKGCPHIDKVIDVDRFSAKLESSEPVRCADCREGRADRRASRTKGRNKGGADLKQKSKAIWVCLVCGHFSCGGVGFPTTPQSHAVRHARHYHHPLAIQFENPQLRWCFLCNTLLHAKKVEDGSEQTNVFGDIAKMIKRRLSEGSSVDVEAGSVTSGIKLEASASVNAGGKGGYVIRGLVNLGNTCFFNSVMQNLLAMNRLRDYFLKFDGFAGPLTAALKKLFTETSNEAASKNSVNPKSLFGSICAKAPQFRGYQQQDSHELLRCLLDRLCSEELTLRKRIESSEDGFKSLSSCPTFVDDIFGGRLSSTVSCIECGHTSVVYEPFLDLSLPVPTRKPPSKGAQSVSNAKLLPPKRSRKVRPKISSYAAYLNAQSALVNGEKSQSHVHPTVPSDASLEHIDVSAMVDDMGFTSQDLCSIQKSHNEQNCKGVTRQLTSVDDSTWLDFLDQDTLPNDDDGASQVDHVLTNQGSETGNSVQPVDSLQNNLDADTEMKLTCIDNISSPNDLMCLDDQGQSESPDCDLASEFSKKLLIKDSGMTDVINVDSNLGTDSYTRLSEDEVPLQLQDSEILLLPYKEVTSTAGDMLKEGCEVSSAAVGLEEDSLDLDGFGDLFNEPDSDAQPSEQPLCNAAVSQGISESDPDEVDDTDAPVSVESCLAYFTKPELLSKTEHAWQCENCTKVLKEKRMRSKNKLTKPRSQSIVNGDEDKNPDGVFSSGTSNGSTDKDALETFEDRLLSQKETSPQAERDSVSWLSENGTREHQGEASSQVYSDYQSNKVQLLDAPLISAKSESEESENEETDLKRVRVERDATKRILIDKVPPILTIHLKRFSQDARGRLSKLSGHVNFRDIVDLKPYADTRCLQKETYKYHLIGVVVHSGTMRGGHYVAYVRGGPKITGKDENAEDFAWYYASDSRVREVSLEEVLRADAYILFYEET, from the exons ATGGGGAAAAAGGCTAAGAAAAAGGCCAGAAGTGCTGTCAAGGAGACGCGGAATCGCATTGCATCTGCAAATCCTATTGAACAAAAGAGTCAGAATATTGATACTCCTGATGATgcagttgttgttgttgtaaatgaaagaaaaggatgtcCACATATTGATAAGGTTATTGATGTGGACAGATTCTCCGCTAAACTTGAGTCTTCGGAACCTGTTAGGTGCGCAGATTGCAGGGAAGGAAGAGCTGATAGACGAGCTAGTAGGACAAAAGGTAGAAATAAGGGAGGTGCAGATCTCAAGCAGAAGTCTAAAGCCATTTGGGTCTGTTTAGTATGTGGCCATTTCTCGTGCGGAGGTGTTGGGTTCCCTACTACACCTCAGAGCCATGCAGTTCGGCATGCGAGACATTACCATCACCCCCTCGCTATACAGTTTGAAAATCCTCAACTTCGTTGGTGTTTTCTATGCAATACTCTACTTCACGCTAAGAAAGTAGAGGATGGCAGTGAACAAACAAATGTATTCGGGGACATAGCCAAGATGATTAAAAGGCGTCTGTCTGAAGGGTCTAGTGTTGATGTGGAAGCTGGGAGTGTCACTAGTGGGATTAAACTAGAAGCTTCTGCTTCTGTTAATGCTGGTGGAAAAGGTGGTTATGTAATTAGGGGATTGGTTAATTTAGGGAACACGTGTTTTTTCAATTCAGTAATGCAGAACCTACTGGCAATGAATAGACTACGTGATTACTTCCTTAAGTTTGATGGTTTTGCTGGTCCTCTTACCGCTGCTCTGAAGAAGCTCTTTACTGAGACGAGCAATGAAGCTGCCTCGAAAAATTCTGTAAATCCAAAATCTTTGTTTGGTTCAATCTGTGCAAAGGCTCCACAGTTTCGAGGATACCAACAGCAGGACAGTCACGAATTGCTTCGTTGCTTACTTGATCGTCTGTGTAGTGAGGAATTGACCCTCCGAAAGAGAATCGAATCTTCTGAGGATGGCTTTAAATCTCTGAGTTCATGTCCAACTTTTGTTGATGACATCTTTGGTGGTCGACTCTCTAGTACTGTTAGTTGTATTGAGTGCGGTCACACTTCTGTAGTCTATGAGCCATTCTTGGATCTCTCATTGCCCGTTCCAACTAGAAAACCTCCATCCAAAGGAGCTCAATCAGTCTCCAATGCAAAATTATTACCTCCAAAGAGAAGTAGAAAAGTTCGACCTAAAATTAGTAGTTATGCAGCTTATCTTAATGCTCAAAGTGCTCTTGTAAATGGAGAAAAATCTCAGAGCCATGTGCATCCTACAGTTCCTTCTGATGCATCGCTAGAACACATTGATGTTAGTGCTATGGTTGATGATATGGGTTTCACGTCACAGGACTTATGTTCCATTCAGAAGTCCCATAATGAGCAAAATTGCAAGGGTGTGACTAGGCAGTTGACTTCAGTGGATGATTCAACATGGTTAGATTTTCTCGATCAGGATACACTGCCAAATGATGATGACGGAGCTTCACAAGTTGACCATGTCCTGACTAATCAGGGTTCTGAAACTGGAAATTCTGTTCAACCTGTTGACTCTCTGCAGAATAATCTGGATGCTGATACAGAGATGAAGTTAACATGTATAGACAACATTTCTTCTCCTAATGATTTAATGTGTTTGGATGATCAAGGACAATCCGAATCACCAGACTGTGATTTAGCTTCGGAATTCAGTAAAAAGTTACTGATTAAAGACTCTGGAATGACAGACGTCATAAATGTGGATTCAAATCTTGGAACAGATTCATATACGAGGCTATCGGAAGATGAAGTCCCGTTACAACTACAAGATTCAGAGATTCTGTTACTTCCTTACAAAGAAGTAACCTCAACTGCTGGCGACATGTTAAAAGAAGGTTGTGAGGTATCCTCAGCTGCtgttggtttggaagaagatTCATTGGACTTGGATGGTTTTGGAGATTTATTTAATGAACCCGACTCTGATGCACAGCCTTCTGAACAGCCTTTGTGCAATGCTGCTGTTTCTCAGGGTATCAGCGAGTCTGATCCGGACGAGGTTGATGATACAGATGCTCCAGTATCAGTGGAGAGTTGTTTGGCTTATTTTACAAAGCCCGAGCTTCTTTCCAAAACTGAACATGCATGGCAATGTGAAAACTGCACAAAAGTtctaaaagaaaagagaatgagatCTAAAAATAAATTGACGAAGCCTAGATCACAAAGTATAGTGAACGGAGACGAGGACAAAAATCCAGATGGTGTGTTTTCTTCAGGAACATCTAATGGAAGTACAGACAAAGATGCATTAGAAACTTTTGAGGACAGGTTGTTATCCCAAAAGGAAACCAGCCCTCAAGCTGAGAGAGATTCGGTCTCTTGGCTATCAGAAAACGGCACACGGGAACATCAGGGTGAAGCTAGTAGTCAAGTGTATAGCGACTATCAGAGCAATAAAGTTCAATTGCTGGACGCTCCGCTGATTTCTGCTAAATCTGAATCTGAAGAAAGTGAGAATGAGGAGACGGACCTTAAAAGAGTTAGAGTTGAGAGAGATGCAACTAAACGGATCCTGATTGATAAGGTCCCTCCTATTTTGACAATTCATCTAAAGAGGTTCAGTCAAGATGCTCGGGGACGGTTGAGTAAGCTGAGTGGCCATGTGAATTTTAGAGATATTGTTGATCTCAAACCATATGCTGACACCAG GTGCCTGCAGAAGGAGACATACAAATACCACCTTATTGGTGTAGTGGTACATTCGGGGACGATGAGGGGAGGTCATTATGTTGCATATGTTAGAGGAGGTCCCAAGATCACAGGGAAAGACGAGAATGCGGAAGATTTTGCGTGGTATTATGCAAGTGACTCTCGTGTTCGTGAGGTCTCGTTGGAGGAAGTTCTTCGAGCTGATGCATACATTTTATTCTATGAAGAAACTTGA
- the LOC132068250 gene encoding uncharacterized protein LOC132068250 isoform X3 has translation MAKNQVPDWLNNSLWSSRTPQQPLTPSKTSNFSENTNQSTNLGSKTSNYSEDTNQSANLGSKTSNYSEDTKSSVNLAVPVMPPAVIRAEIRPKAEIVGNLSSDDENGSSTTISSTEDISRQAQLSQELSRKIIDLGEVRRLASQGIPDGAGIRSTVWKLLLGYLPTERALWPTELAKKRSQYKQFKEELLMNPSEIARRLEKSATLENDGTGTDIDGKGVLSRSEVTQGEHPLSLGKSSIWNQFFQDTEIIEQIDRDVKRTHPDLHFFSGDTPFAKSNQDALRIILIIFAKLNPGIRYVQGMNEILAPLFYVFRNDPKEEDAAIAEADTFFCFVELLSGLRDNFCQQLDNSVVGIRATITRLSQLLKEHDEELWRHLEVTTNVNPQFYAFRWITLLLTQEFNFADSLFIWDTLLSDPEGPQETLLRVCCAMLIIVRRRLLGGDFTSNLKLLQNYPSTNISHLLYVANKLRIKSAG, from the exons ATGGCGAAAAATCAGGTTCCAGATTGGCTCAACAATTCTCTCTGGTCTTCTCGTACACCTCAACAACCGTTAACTCCTTCAAAAACTTCAAATTTCAGTGAAAATACGAATCAATCAACGAATTTAGGTTCGAAAACTTCAAATTACAGTGAAGATACGAATCAATCAGCGAATTTAG GTTCGAAAACTTCAAATTACAGTGAGGATAC AAAATCATCGGTTAATTTGGCAGTTCCAGTGATGCCGCCAGCTGTGATAAGAGCTGAGATTCGACCTAAGGCGGAAATTGTTGGTAATTTAAGTAGTGATGATGAAAATGGGAGCTCAACTACTATTTCTTCAACTGAGGATATTTCTCGCCAGGCTCAGCTTTCACAAGAG TTGTCAAGGAAGATTATTGATTTGGGGGAAGTCCGGAGGCTAGCATCACAAGGGATACCAGATGGAGCTGGCATTCGTTCTACAGTGTGGAAG CTGTTGTTGGGGTATTTGCCAACTGAGAGAGCATTATGGCCAACGGAATTGGCTAAAAAGAGGTCTCAGTACAAGCAATTTAAAGAGGAGCTCCTAATGAATCCT TCAGAGATTGCGAGGAGGTTGGAGAAGTCTGCAACTCTTGAGAATGATGGAACAGGAACAGACATTGACGGCAAAGGTGTACTCTCAAGATCAGAAGTAACTCAGGGAGAGCATCCTTTGAGTCTTGGGAAAAGTAGCATTTGGAATCAGTTCTTCCAG GACACAGAAATTATCGAACAGATTGATCGGGATGTAAAGCGCACCCATCCAGATCTGCACTTCTTCTCAGGGGACACGCCATTTGCAAAGTCTAACCAG GATGCTTTGAGGATTATACTCATTATATTTGCCAAACTGAATCCTGGTATTAGATATGTGCAAGGGATGAATGAGATCTTGGCACCACTTTTCTATGTATTCAGGAATGATCCCAAAGAGGAGGATGCA GCAATCGCAGAAGCAGATACTTTCTTCTGCTTTGTGGAGTTGTTGAGTGGATTGCGTGATAATTTTTGTCAGCAACTTGATAATAGTGTTGTTGGTATTCGTGCCACAATTACAAGGCTATctcaacttttgaaagaacatgATGAAGAGCTATGGCGGCATCTTGAAGTGACAACTAAT GTGAATCCACAGTTTTATGCGTTCAGGTGGATAACTCTCCTTCTGACGCAAGAGTTCAATTTTGCAGACAGTCTTTTTATATGGGACACGCTCCTAAGTGATCCTGAAGGACCTCAG GAAACACTGCTTCGGGTCTGCTGTGCAATGTTGATTATTGTCCGGAGGCGTTTACTTGGTGGTGATTTCACTTCTAATTTGAAGCTACTGCAAAATTATCCATCTACTAACATCAGTCACCTTCTCTATGTTGCCAATAAACTCCGTATTAAATCAGCTGGTTAG
- the LOC132068250 gene encoding uncharacterized protein LOC132068250 isoform X1, with protein MAKNQVPDWLNNSLWSSRTPQQPLTPSKTSNFSENTNQSTNLGSKTSNYSEDTNQSANLGSKTSNSSEDTNRSTNLGSKTSNSSEDTNRSTNLGSKTSNYSEDTKSSVNLAVPVMPPAVIRAEIRPKAEIVGNLSSDDENGSSTTISSTEDISRQAQLSQELSRKIIDLGEVRRLASQGIPDGAGIRSTVWKLLLGYLPTERALWPTELAKKRSQYKQFKEELLMNPSEIARRLEKSATLENDGTGTDIDGKGVLSRSEVTQGEHPLSLGKSSIWNQFFQDTEIIEQIDRDVKRTHPDLHFFSGDTPFAKSNQDALRIILIIFAKLNPGIRYVQGMNEILAPLFYVFRNDPKEEDAAIAEADTFFCFVELLSGLRDNFCQQLDNSVVGIRATITRLSQLLKEHDEELWRHLEVTTNVNPQFYAFRWITLLLTQEFNFADSLFIWDTLLSDPEGPQETLLRVCCAMLIIVRRRLLGGDFTSNLKLLQNYPSTNISHLLYVANKLRIKSAG; from the exons ATGGCGAAAAATCAGGTTCCAGATTGGCTCAACAATTCTCTCTGGTCTTCTCGTACACCTCAACAACCGTTAACTCCTTCAAAAACTTCAAATTTCAGTGAAAATACGAATCAATCAACGAATTTAGGTTCGAAAACTTCAAATTACAGTGAAGATACGAATCAATCAGCGAATTTAGGTTCGAAAACTTCAAATTCCAGTGAGGATACGAATCGCTCGACGAATTTAGGTTCGAAAACTTCAAATTCCAGTGAGGATACGAATCGCTCGACGAATTTAGGTTCGAAAACTTCAAATTACAGTGAGGATAC AAAATCATCGGTTAATTTGGCAGTTCCAGTGATGCCGCCAGCTGTGATAAGAGCTGAGATTCGACCTAAGGCGGAAATTGTTGGTAATTTAAGTAGTGATGATGAAAATGGGAGCTCAACTACTATTTCTTCAACTGAGGATATTTCTCGCCAGGCTCAGCTTTCACAAGAG TTGTCAAGGAAGATTATTGATTTGGGGGAAGTCCGGAGGCTAGCATCACAAGGGATACCAGATGGAGCTGGCATTCGTTCTACAGTGTGGAAG CTGTTGTTGGGGTATTTGCCAACTGAGAGAGCATTATGGCCAACGGAATTGGCTAAAAAGAGGTCTCAGTACAAGCAATTTAAAGAGGAGCTCCTAATGAATCCT TCAGAGATTGCGAGGAGGTTGGAGAAGTCTGCAACTCTTGAGAATGATGGAACAGGAACAGACATTGACGGCAAAGGTGTACTCTCAAGATCAGAAGTAACTCAGGGAGAGCATCCTTTGAGTCTTGGGAAAAGTAGCATTTGGAATCAGTTCTTCCAG GACACAGAAATTATCGAACAGATTGATCGGGATGTAAAGCGCACCCATCCAGATCTGCACTTCTTCTCAGGGGACACGCCATTTGCAAAGTCTAACCAG GATGCTTTGAGGATTATACTCATTATATTTGCCAAACTGAATCCTGGTATTAGATATGTGCAAGGGATGAATGAGATCTTGGCACCACTTTTCTATGTATTCAGGAATGATCCCAAAGAGGAGGATGCA GCAATCGCAGAAGCAGATACTTTCTTCTGCTTTGTGGAGTTGTTGAGTGGATTGCGTGATAATTTTTGTCAGCAACTTGATAATAGTGTTGTTGGTATTCGTGCCACAATTACAAGGCTATctcaacttttgaaagaacatgATGAAGAGCTATGGCGGCATCTTGAAGTGACAACTAAT GTGAATCCACAGTTTTATGCGTTCAGGTGGATAACTCTCCTTCTGACGCAAGAGTTCAATTTTGCAGACAGTCTTTTTATATGGGACACGCTCCTAAGTGATCCTGAAGGACCTCAG GAAACACTGCTTCGGGTCTGCTGTGCAATGTTGATTATTGTCCGGAGGCGTTTACTTGGTGGTGATTTCACTTCTAATTTGAAGCTACTGCAAAATTATCCATCTACTAACATCAGTCACCTTCTCTATGTTGCCAATAAACTCCGTATTAAATCAGCTGGTTAG
- the LOC132068250 gene encoding uncharacterized protein LOC132068250 isoform X2 — MAKNQVPDWLNNSLWSSRTPQQPLTPSKTSNFSENTNQSTNLGSKTSNSSEDTNRSTNLGSKTSNSSEDTNRSTNLGSKTSNYSEDTKSSVNLAVPVMPPAVIRAEIRPKAEIVGNLSSDDENGSSTTISSTEDISRQAQLSQELSRKIIDLGEVRRLASQGIPDGAGIRSTVWKLLLGYLPTERALWPTELAKKRSQYKQFKEELLMNPSEIARRLEKSATLENDGTGTDIDGKGVLSRSEVTQGEHPLSLGKSSIWNQFFQDTEIIEQIDRDVKRTHPDLHFFSGDTPFAKSNQDALRIILIIFAKLNPGIRYVQGMNEILAPLFYVFRNDPKEEDAAIAEADTFFCFVELLSGLRDNFCQQLDNSVVGIRATITRLSQLLKEHDEELWRHLEVTTNVNPQFYAFRWITLLLTQEFNFADSLFIWDTLLSDPEGPQETLLRVCCAMLIIVRRRLLGGDFTSNLKLLQNYPSTNISHLLYVANKLRIKSAG, encoded by the exons ATGGCGAAAAATCAGGTTCCAGATTGGCTCAACAATTCTCTCTGGTCTTCTCGTACACCTCAACAACCGTTAACTCCTTCAAAAACTTCAAATTTCAGTGAAAATACGAATCAATCAACGAATTTAG GTTCGAAAACTTCAAATTCCAGTGAGGATACGAATCGCTCGACGAATTTAGGTTCGAAAACTTCAAATTCCAGTGAGGATACGAATCGCTCGACGAATTTAGGTTCGAAAACTTCAAATTACAGTGAGGATAC AAAATCATCGGTTAATTTGGCAGTTCCAGTGATGCCGCCAGCTGTGATAAGAGCTGAGATTCGACCTAAGGCGGAAATTGTTGGTAATTTAAGTAGTGATGATGAAAATGGGAGCTCAACTACTATTTCTTCAACTGAGGATATTTCTCGCCAGGCTCAGCTTTCACAAGAG TTGTCAAGGAAGATTATTGATTTGGGGGAAGTCCGGAGGCTAGCATCACAAGGGATACCAGATGGAGCTGGCATTCGTTCTACAGTGTGGAAG CTGTTGTTGGGGTATTTGCCAACTGAGAGAGCATTATGGCCAACGGAATTGGCTAAAAAGAGGTCTCAGTACAAGCAATTTAAAGAGGAGCTCCTAATGAATCCT TCAGAGATTGCGAGGAGGTTGGAGAAGTCTGCAACTCTTGAGAATGATGGAACAGGAACAGACATTGACGGCAAAGGTGTACTCTCAAGATCAGAAGTAACTCAGGGAGAGCATCCTTTGAGTCTTGGGAAAAGTAGCATTTGGAATCAGTTCTTCCAG GACACAGAAATTATCGAACAGATTGATCGGGATGTAAAGCGCACCCATCCAGATCTGCACTTCTTCTCAGGGGACACGCCATTTGCAAAGTCTAACCAG GATGCTTTGAGGATTATACTCATTATATTTGCCAAACTGAATCCTGGTATTAGATATGTGCAAGGGATGAATGAGATCTTGGCACCACTTTTCTATGTATTCAGGAATGATCCCAAAGAGGAGGATGCA GCAATCGCAGAAGCAGATACTTTCTTCTGCTTTGTGGAGTTGTTGAGTGGATTGCGTGATAATTTTTGTCAGCAACTTGATAATAGTGTTGTTGGTATTCGTGCCACAATTACAAGGCTATctcaacttttgaaagaacatgATGAAGAGCTATGGCGGCATCTTGAAGTGACAACTAAT GTGAATCCACAGTTTTATGCGTTCAGGTGGATAACTCTCCTTCTGACGCAAGAGTTCAATTTTGCAGACAGTCTTTTTATATGGGACACGCTCCTAAGTGATCCTGAAGGACCTCAG GAAACACTGCTTCGGGTCTGCTGTGCAATGTTGATTATTGTCCGGAGGCGTTTACTTGGTGGTGATTTCACTTCTAATTTGAAGCTACTGCAAAATTATCCATCTACTAACATCAGTCACCTTCTCTATGTTGCCAATAAACTCCGTATTAAATCAGCTGGTTAG